In Paeniglutamicibacter kerguelensis, one genomic interval encodes:
- the mutM gene encoding bifunctional DNA-formamidopyrimidine glycosylase/DNA-(apurinic or apyrimidinic site) lyase, which yields MPELPEVEVVRRGLVDWVVGRNVESVQVLDLRSIRRHHDGRSDFEKKLADTTISAAVRRGKFLWMLLDGPRRPTALVGHLGMSGQLLVEEAAAPDEKHLKVRLSLTPDAAKPRELRFIDQRIFGGMFLSPLVPTLDHMPGGLGSDIDWIPEAASHIARDVLDTASTPESLYLALRKRNTQLKRAILDQEVISGVGNIYADEALWAAKLHGLRSTATIRRPDVQRLHEALVDVMSRALDAGGTSFDALYVNVNGASGYFDRSLNAYGREGKSCHRCEAAGILSIIRRDAFMGRSSYTCPRCQRKPR from the coding sequence ATGCCCGAACTACCTGAAGTAGAGGTGGTTCGGCGTGGTCTGGTCGACTGGGTCGTAGGCCGCAACGTCGAATCGGTCCAGGTCCTGGATCTCCGTTCGATTCGAAGGCACCACGACGGCCGTAGCGACTTCGAGAAGAAACTGGCCGATACAACCATTAGCGCCGCCGTGCGCCGCGGGAAATTCCTTTGGATGCTCCTTGACGGACCACGCAGGCCGACTGCACTGGTTGGGCATCTCGGCATGAGCGGCCAACTCCTGGTGGAAGAAGCCGCAGCGCCGGATGAAAAGCACCTGAAAGTACGCTTGAGTCTCACGCCGGATGCAGCCAAGCCGCGGGAATTGCGTTTCATTGACCAAAGAATCTTTGGTGGAATGTTCCTCTCGCCGCTAGTCCCCACGTTGGACCATATGCCTGGTGGCCTTGGCTCCGACATTGACTGGATCCCCGAGGCAGCATCGCACATCGCCCGGGACGTACTCGATACGGCATCGACCCCCGAAAGCCTGTATTTGGCGTTGCGCAAACGCAATACGCAGCTCAAGCGGGCCATCCTTGACCAGGAAGTCATCTCGGGCGTCGGAAACATCTACGCGGATGAAGCGCTCTGGGCTGCCAAATTGCACGGCTTACGATCAACCGCAACGATTCGACGTCCGGACGTGCAACGCCTGCACGAGGCCCTTGTGGATGTAATGAGCCGTGCGCTCGATGCAGGTGGAACCAGCTTCGACGCACTCTATGTAAACGTCAACGGAGCCTCGGGGTACTTCGACAGATCCCTAAACGCCTATGGGCGTGAAGGGAAGTCCTGCCACCGTTGCGAAGCCGCGGGGATACTTTCGATAATTCGACGTGACGCCTTCATGGGGCGGTCGTCCTACACCTGCCCCCGCTGTCAACGCAAGCCGCGCTAA
- a CDS encoding serine hydrolase domain-containing protein yields the protein MQSLKAINSWPSAHAVTAVVAKDGSVLGSHGDLTRSYALASVTKLLSSYAFLVAIEEGAFDLDTPAGPEGSTVKHLLSHTSGYDFAEKTVRFAPGTRRLYSNVGFEVLAGTLEAATDMTFPDYLAEAVLHPLGMASTSVEGSAAADGVSTAADLVKFAAELQAPTLLAPETHFEATHVVYPGLAGILPGYGRQKNNAWGLGMEIRSEKSPHWTGSLNSPETFGHFGQAGTFLWVDPALETACVTLTDKPFGPWAVEAWAPFNDQVVAELRAR from the coding sequence ATGCAAAGCCTCAAGGCAATAAATTCTTGGCCGTCGGCCCATGCCGTGACGGCTGTTGTGGCCAAAGACGGCTCCGTGCTCGGATCCCACGGTGACCTAACTCGCAGTTACGCCCTTGCATCCGTGACCAAGCTGCTCAGCTCCTATGCATTCTTGGTCGCCATTGAGGAGGGGGCTTTCGATCTGGATACCCCGGCGGGCCCCGAGGGTTCGACAGTCAAGCACCTCTTGTCCCATACCTCGGGTTACGATTTTGCCGAAAAGACGGTCCGGTTCGCACCCGGCACAAGGCGCCTCTACTCAAATGTTGGTTTTGAAGTCTTGGCAGGGACGCTGGAAGCCGCAACCGATATGACCTTCCCCGATTACCTTGCCGAAGCCGTCCTGCACCCCTTGGGCATGGCTTCGACCAGCGTGGAAGGCAGCGCCGCGGCCGACGGCGTTTCCACGGCGGCCGATCTGGTGAAGTTTGCCGCGGAACTGCAGGCTCCGACCCTTTTGGCCCCGGAAACCCATTTTGAGGCCACCCATGTGGTGTACCCGGGGTTGGCGGGAATCCTGCCCGGCTATGGCCGGCAAAAGAACAACGCGTGGGGGTTGGGCATGGAGATACGTTCGGAGAAGTCGCCGCACTGGACGGGCTCCCTGAATTCCCCTGAGACTTTTGGACATTTCGGGCAAGCCGGAACGTTCCTCTGGGTGGACCCCGCCTTGGAAACGGCGTGCGTAACATTGACTGACAAGCCGTTTGGACCGTGGGCCGTCGAAGCGTGGGCTCCGTTCAATGACCAGGTTGTTGCCGAACTTCGCGCCCGATAA